The bacterium sequence ATCAGCCGGGACCATATTAAAGGGATTCGCCCATGAGTCATCGATGAGTCCCTTTGCAAACGATCCACCTCACGTTTGGCCAGGCATTTTTGATTCGGTACCTCCTGAATTTTCATCCTTCATGGTTGAACCAGCCTTTTCAATCAACGAAACGACATTCTGCATCTGGCGTAAATACACAGATGAGTCGTGGGTCCACGGGGACATAGTCTTTCCCAATGAAAATGATCCCGATGGTTCTGCGGACCTTCTCCACATTCTGGACGGGTCACCGATCACGTATCAACAGTGGGCGGAAGAATACTATGAAAGGTCATTATCGATTGCCGCTATCCAGCATATTTATGCAAACAGGCAGTTATCACAGGCTGTCATTGCACAACTTAACTCGGCATTGTTGGTGAATGAGTTGCAAAAAGATATCAAGAGATTGGCTACCCAATTGCTGCCTAGCCGGCCTGCGTGTTCATGCAAATAGTGAGAATTCATTCTACCCTTTCGAAAACACTCTTTGGGGCTTTGGCGGTAACATGCGTTATCATTTCGGACGTTCAAAGATTAAACCGTACGGCCTTTTCGGAGGAACACTTTTGAGGCACAGCGAAATTTCTGATGCTCCCAGTTTTCCAGGAATATTCCAGGCCACAAGAAGTAGTTTCGGATTAAAGTTCGGGGGAGGCGTACGAATTTCTCAAGATAAATTCGTTTTCCGGCCGCAATTCACGATCCTTTACGACACGTCATCTTACGAACATAGCGAACGACATACGTATTATTCAAACATTTCGGCACTATTGGGTTATTCTTGGTAACGACCTACTGATAATTAGTTCGAGCTGGAACATTCAGTCTCACTGCCTCAAAATCATGTTGGAGGCCCGGTTTGCGGAGTTCCGTGGCAAAATATTATCGGTGAAGGAGGTAAAGATGGTCGTTCGGATGTGGCATGGACGCGTCCCTACAACTAAAGCGAAGGCTTACCGGGAGTTCTTGAACAAGCGAGCCATTCCTGACTATCAGTCGACACCGGGCAACATCAGCGTTCATATCCTGGAACGTGAGGATGGCGAGGTCACTCACTTCATTACGATGACGTTCTGGGAGAATATGAACATGATTCGTGGCTTTGCCGGTGAGGATGTTGAGCGCGCGAAATACTATCCAGAAGACAAGGACTTCCTTCTTGAATTCGAACCAACAGTCGTCCACTACGAAGTTGTTGGGCAATCTGAATAATGATGAGGAAGACAACCAGACGTTCGTCATTCATGCCTGAAGGTTGGCACACTGTCACTCCGCGAATTGTCGCTAGAGATGCTAATGGGCTTGTCGAGTTTCTCGTACACGTGTTTGAGGCAAAGGGAAACTACCAAGAAGCAGCTCCCTCTGAGATGCGGATTGGCGACTCGATCGTGATGATTACTGAAGCCGGAGTTCGTGCCCCGATGACTGCTTTTCTATATGTGTATGTCAAAGATACGGACGCGACGCACCAGCGCGCAGTTGATGCCGGCGCGCGTTCGCTCGAAAGGCCATCTGATACGCCGTACGGTGACCGCCGCTGCATGGTCGTGGACAAGTGGGGAAACACCTGGC is a genomic window containing:
- a CDS encoding antibiotic biosynthesis monooxygenase — protein: MVVRMWHGRVPTTKAKAYREFLNKRAIPDYQSTPGNISVHILEREDGEVTHFITMTFWENMNMIRGFAGEDVERAKYYPEDKDFLLEFEPTVVHYEVVGQSE
- a CDS encoding VOC family protein; protein product: MMRKTTRRSSFMPEGWHTVTPRIVARDANGLVEFLVHVFEAKGNYQEAAPSEMRIGDSIVMITEAGVRAPMTAFLYVYVKDTDATHQRAVDAGARSLERPSDTPYGDRRCMVVDKWGNTWQIATRSQF